From the Anguilla anguilla isolate fAngAng1 chromosome 6, fAngAng1.pri, whole genome shotgun sequence genome, one window contains:
- the selenol gene encoding selenoprotein L isoform X1, whose protein sequence is MASEVKLKKDDVLINALSEFVNIGRSILKEAEDECSKGLPQEKVSQTITSMFGLSVAAAGFFNSLSVKNRTEAEQLWKTAYHQAEVRDMVEDLLQLEVEWDTFIQRQDTKQQTTDTLLGQGPRAGNLPEDMVFINARTGGTVNLAQYLGKGENLLLFLLRHLAULPURDHLTELETNQGLLDAQSVRVLVVSFDCLEAGQFWLQDTGCKYDMLLDPERKVYTAFGLGTSYIKVYNFNNLLKYAEFIVLSRQFPERPSVCSSDIYQLGGDFVLDEGGRVIYSHPSRGPLERPAVAEILASIAEGPRHSGSQLE, encoded by the exons ATGGCCAGTGAAGTTAAACTAAAGAAGGATGACGTTCTCATAAATGCTCTGTCGGAATTTGTCAATATTGGAAGAAGCATATTAAAAGAGGCCGAGGATGAATGCAGCAAAG GACTTCCACAAGAAAAGGTCTCACAGACAATTACCTCCATGTTTGGTTTAAGCGTAGCAGCTGCTGGCTTTTTTAACAG CTTGTCGGTGAAGAATAGGACTGAAGCTGAGCAGCTGTGGAAGACTGCTTACCA CCAAGCTGAAGTACGGGACATGGTTGAAGACTTGTTGCAGCTTGAG GTAGAATGGGACACCTTCATTCAGCGCCAGGACACAAAGCAGCAGACGACTGACACGCTGCTGGGGCAGGGCCCAAGGGCCGGAAATTTGCCGGAGGACATGGTCTTCATTAATGCCAGGACAGGGGG GACCGTGAATCTAGCCCAGTACTTGGGGAAGGGCGAGAACCTGCTCCTATTTCTGCTCAGACACTTGGCCTGACTACCATGACGAGACCACCTGACTGAGCTGGAAACCAATCAG GGTCTCCTAGATGCTCAGTCAGTGCGGGTGCTGGTGGTCTCGTTTGATTGTCTAGAGGCGGGTCAGTTTTGGCTGCAGGACACAGGCTGCAAATATGACATGCTGCTGGACCCAGAGAGGAAG gtGTACACTGCATTTGGCCTTGGCACGTCTTACATCAAAGTTTACAACTTCAACAACTTGCTGAAGTATGCAGAGTTCATTGTGTTGAGCCGACAGTTTCCTGAAAGACCAAGCGTTTGCAGCAGCGACATCTATCAG ttgGGTGGTGACTTCGTCCTGGATGAGGGTGGGAGAGTTATCTATTCCCACCCTAGCCGGGGTCCATTGGAGAGGCCTGCGGTAGCGGAGATACTGGCAAGCATTGCAGAAGGACCCCGCCACTCAGGCTCGCAGCTTGAGTAA
- the selenol gene encoding selenoprotein L isoform X2, with amino-acid sequence MQQSLSVKNRTEAEQLWKTAYHQAEVRDMVEDLLQLEVEWDTFIQRQDTKQQTTDTLLGQGPRAGNLPEDMVFINARTGGTVNLAQYLGKGENLLLFLLRHLAULPURDHLTELETNQGLLDAQSVRVLVVSFDCLEAGQFWLQDTGCKYDMLLDPERKVYTAFGLGTSYIKVYNFNNLLKYAEFIVLSRQFPERPSVCSSDIYQLGGDFVLDEGGRVIYSHPSRGPLERPAVAEILASIAEGPRHSGSQLE; translated from the exons ATGCAGCAAAG CTTGTCGGTGAAGAATAGGACTGAAGCTGAGCAGCTGTGGAAGACTGCTTACCA CCAAGCTGAAGTACGGGACATGGTTGAAGACTTGTTGCAGCTTGAG GTAGAATGGGACACCTTCATTCAGCGCCAGGACACAAAGCAGCAGACGACTGACACGCTGCTGGGGCAGGGCCCAAGGGCCGGAAATTTGCCGGAGGACATGGTCTTCATTAATGCCAGGACAGGGGG GACCGTGAATCTAGCCCAGTACTTGGGGAAGGGCGAGAACCTGCTCCTATTTCTGCTCAGACACTTGGCCTGACTACCATGACGAGACCACCTGACTGAGCTGGAAACCAATCAG GGTCTCCTAGATGCTCAGTCAGTGCGGGTGCTGGTGGTCTCGTTTGATTGTCTAGAGGCGGGTCAGTTTTGGCTGCAGGACACAGGCTGCAAATATGACATGCTGCTGGACCCAGAGAGGAAG gtGTACACTGCATTTGGCCTTGGCACGTCTTACATCAAAGTTTACAACTTCAACAACTTGCTGAAGTATGCAGAGTTCATTGTGTTGAGCCGACAGTTTCCTGAAAGACCAAGCGTTTGCAGCAGCGACATCTATCAG ttgGGTGGTGACTTCGTCCTGGATGAGGGTGGGAGAGTTATCTATTCCCACCCTAGCCGGGGTCCATTGGAGAGGCCTGCGGTAGCGGAGATACTGGCAAGCATTGCAGAAGGACCCCGCCACTCAGGCTCGCAGCTTGAGTAA